Proteins from one Pygocentrus nattereri isolate fPygNat1 chromosome 16, fPygNat1.pri, whole genome shotgun sequence genomic window:
- the plgrkt gene encoding plasminogen receptor (KT) yields MGFLLSKSMDQNLKKQQEFMLHNARIQMERQILMQNEMRERQVAMQIAWSREFIKYFGTFFSLAAFGLTAGAIQRKKPALFAPVIPLSFIMVYQLDMAYGTLIHRMRDEAESIMACEGDRLSMPRGMPTFESIERARRAKSHLPPLSEK; encoded by the exons ATGGGGTTTTTGCTCTCCAAGTCCATGGACCAGAACTTAAAGAAACAGCAGGAGTTCATGCTCCACAATGCAAGAATCCAG atggaGCGTCAGATCCTGATGCAGAATGAAATGCGTGAGCGGCAGGTGGCCATGCAGATTGCCTGGTCGAGAGAATTCATCAAATACTTCGGAACCTTCTTCAGCCTGGCAGCATTCGGCCTCACTGCAGG AGCCATACAGAGGAAGAAGCCTGCTCTGTTTGCTCCTGTGATTCCACTCAGCTTCATCATGGTCTATCAGCTGGACATGGCCTACGGGACGCTCATCCACCGCATGAGAG ACGAAGCCGAGAGCATCATGGCGTGTGAAGGAGATCGTTTGAGTATGCCTCGTGGAATGCCGACGTTCGAGAGCATCGAGAGAGCACGAAGAGCCAAATCTcacctcccccctctctctgagAAATGA
- the LOC119265362 gene encoding adhesive plaque matrix protein-like: MPSQWVMPSHMPSQWVMPSHMPSQWVMPSHMPSQRVMPSHMPSQWVMPSHMPSQLVMPSHMPSQLVMPSHMPSQLVMPSHMPSQLVMPSHMPSQWVMPSHMPSQWVMPSHMPSQLVMPSHMPSQLVMPSHMPSQLVMPSHMPSQLVMPSHMPSQLVMPSHMPSQLVMPSHMPSQLVMPSHMPSQWVMPSHRPSQWVMPSHMPSQWVMPSHRPSQWVMPSHRPSQWVMPSHRPSQRVMPSHMPSQWVMPSHMPSQWVMPSHMPSQWVMPSHMPSQWVMPSHMPSQWVMPSHMPSQWEVLQLLSA, from the coding sequence ATGCCTAGTCAATGGGTAATGCCTAGTCACATGCCTAGTCAATGGGTAATGCCTAGTCACATGCCTAGTCAATGGGTAATGCCTAGTCACATGCCTAGTCAAAGGGTAATGCCTAGTCACATGCCTAGTCAATGGGTAATGCCTAGTCACATGCCTAGTCAATTGGTAATGCCTAGTCACATGCCTAGTCAATTGGTAATGCCTAGTCACATGCCTAGTCAATTGGTAATGCCTAGTCACATGCCTAGTCAATTGGTAATGCCTAGTCACATGCCTAGTCAATGGGTAATGCCTAGTCACATGCCTAGTCAATGGGTAATGCCTAGTCACATGCCTAGTCAATTGGTAATGCCTAGTCACATGCCTAGTCAATTGGTAATGCCTAGTCACATGCCTAGTCAATTGGTAATGCCTAGTCACATGCCTAGTCAATTGGTAATGCCTAGTCACATGCCTAGTCAATTGGTAATGCCTAGTCACATGCCTAGTCAATTGGTAATGCCTAGTCACATGCCTAGTCAATTGGTAATGCCTAGTCACATGCCTAGTCAATGGGTAATGCCTAGTCACAGGCCTAGTCAATGGGTAATGCCTAGTCACATGCCTAGTCAATGGGTAATGCCTAGTCACAGGCCTAGTCAATGGGTAATGCCTAGTCACAGGCCTAGTCAATGGGTAATGCCTAGTCACAGGCCTAGTCAAAGGGTAATGCCTAGTCACATGCCTAGTCAATGGGTAATGCCTAGTCACATGCCTAGTCAATGGGTAATGCCTAGTCACATGCCTAGTCAATGGGTAATGCCTAGTCACATGCCTAGTCAATGGGTAATGCCTAGTCACATGCCTAGTCAATGGGTAATGCCTAGTCACATGCCTAGTCAATGGGAAGTTTTACAGCTCCTGTCTGCCTAA